A single window of Salmo trutta unplaced genomic scaffold, fSalTru1.1, whole genome shotgun sequence DNA harbors:
- the LOC115186675 gene encoding zinc finger protein 850-like encodes HQRIHTGEKPYSCHQCGKSFTTSGHLTQHQRTHTGEKPYSCVQCGKSFGQSGALTVHQRTHTGEKPYICDFCGKSFVRSAHLTLHQRTHTGEKPCSCDQCGKSFGQSGDLTVHQRTHTGEKPYSCDQCGKSHVSSSNLTLHRRTHTGEKPYSCVQCGKSFSQSSSLTLLLHKRTHTGEKPYSCDQCGKSFTNSSSLTLHQRIHTGEKPYSCGQCGKSFVQFGQLTRHQRIHTGEKLYSCDKCGKSFTNSSSLTKHQRIHTGEKSYSCGQCGKSFVKSTNLTVHQRIHTGEKSYSCDQCGKSFPASGNLTRHQRTHTGEKAYSCDQCGKSFAASGNLTRHQRVHTGEKPFHCSDCGKRFSTSQNLKMHQKTHTGDKPYSCGQCGKSFITSSGIKIHQRTHTGEKPYSCDQCGKSFGQSCHLTQHQRTHTGEKPYSCDQCGKSFSSSGSLTVHRRTHTGEKPYSCDQCGKSFGQSGELTVHQRIHTGEKSFSCTKCGMSFARSTSLISHQRIHTGEKPYSCDQCGKSFAQSGNLTSHQRTHTGEKSYSCDHCGKTFTESGGLTKHQRTHTGEKSYSCDQCGKSFSRSGHLTMHQRIQTGEKSYSCGLCGKSFGQSGHLTVHQRIHTGEKSYSCDQCGKSFNTSSILTRHKRTHTGEKPYSCDQCGKSFGRSGELTVHQRIHTGEKSYSCDQCGKSFNTSSILTRHKRTHTGEKPYSCDQCGKSFVQSGHLTLHQRKHIGDKPYSCGQCGKRFAASSNLTLHQITHTGEKPYSCDQCAKSFVQSGQLTRHQRTHTGEKPHSCDQR; translated from the exons catcagagaatccacacaggagagaaaccttatagctgtcatcaatgtgggaagagttttaccacatctggccatctgactcaacaccagagaacacacacaggagagaaaccttatagctgtgttcaatgtgggaagagttttggtcaatctggagctctgacagtgcaccagagaacacacacaggagagaaaccttatatctgtgatttttgtgggaagagttttgttcgatCTGCCCatctgacattacaccagagaacacacacgggagagaaaccttgtagctgtgatcaatgtgggaagagttttggtcaatctggagatctgacagtgcaccagagaacacacacaggagagaaaccttatagctgtgatcaatgtgggaagagtcatgtttcatctagcaatctgactctacaccggagaacacacacaggagagaaaccttatagctgtgttcaatgtgggaagagttttagtcaatctagcagtctgact CTCTTattacacaagagaacacacacaggagagaaaccttatagctgtgatcaatgtgggaaaagttttactaactctagcagtctgactctacaccagagaatacacacaggagaaaaaccttatagctgtggtcaatgtgggaagagttttgttcaatttggccagctgactcgacaccagagaatacacacaggagagaaattgtATAGCTGTGataaatgtgggaagagttttactaactCTAGCAGTCttactaaacaccagagaatacacacaggagaaaaatcttatagctgtggtcaatgtgggaaaagttttgtTAAATCTAcaaatctgacagtgcaccagagaatacacacaggagagaaatcttatagctgtgatcaatgtggaaagagttttccTGCATCTGGcaatctgactcgacaccagagaacacatacaggagagaaagcttatagctgtgatcaatgtggaaagagttttgctgcatctggcaatctgactagacaccagcgagtacacacaggagagaaaccattccaCTGTTCAGATTGTGGAAAAAGATTCTCAACTTCACAGAACTTGAAGatgcaccagaaaacacacacaggagataaaccttatagctgtggtcaatgtgggaagagctttattac ctcatcaggcattaaaattcatcagagaacacacacaggagagaaaccttatagctgtgatcaatgtgggaagagttttggtcaatcttgccatctgactcaacaccagagaacacacacaggagagaaaccatatagctgtgatcaatgtgggaagagtttttcttcaTCTGGGTCTCTGACTgtacaccggagaacacacacaggagagaaaccttatagctgtgatcaatgtgggaagagttttggtcaatctggagagctgacagtgcaccagagaatacacacaggagagaaatcttttagctgtactaaatgtgggatgagttttgctCGGTCAACCAGCctcatatcacaccagagaatacacacaggagagaaaccctatagctgtgatcaatgtgggaagagttttgctcaatctggcaatctgacatcacaccagagaacacacacaggagagaaatcgtatagctgtgatcattgtgggaagacttttactgagtctgggggtcttactaaacaccagagaacacacacaggagagaaatcttatagctgtgatcaatgtgggaagagtttcagtagatctggccatctgacaatgcaccagagaatacaaacaggagagaaatcttatagctgtggtctatgtgggaagagttttggtcaatctggccatctgacagtgcaccagagaatacacacaggagagaaatcctatagctgtgatcaatgtgggaagagctttaatACATCTAGCATTCTGACTcgacacaagagaacacacacaggagagaaaccttatagctgtgatcaatgtgggaagagttttggtcgttCTGGAGaactgacagtgcaccagagaatacacacaggagagaaatcctatagctgtgatcaatgtgggaagagctttaatACATCTAGCATTCTGACCAGACACAAGAGAACGCACACAGgcgagaaaccttatagctgtgatcaatgtgggaagagttttgttcaatctggccatctgacattacaccagagaaaacacatcggagataaaccttatagttgtggtcaatgtggaaagaggtttgctgcatctagcaatctgactctacaccagataacacacacaggagagaaaccttatagctgtgatcaatgtgcgAAGAGTTTTGTTCAGTCTGGCCAGCTGAcaagacaccagagaacacacacaggagagaaacctcatagctgtgaccagagataa